The Alnus glutinosa chromosome 3, dhAlnGlut1.1, whole genome shotgun sequence nucleotide sequence ccaacaaaagaaacatgcccacctgtcatcattgCGACATCACCAGtaacatccgacccaaatgtccacagctccaagctcagaagaagaaggctcagaggaagttgcctactaagaaCACATCAGGTACTCTACTTTTGGcgggacatcaggttccatggcatcagtGGCAACAACAGCGGTCTGTTCTGAAGAAtacatcaaggcactacaaaaaaaagccgcaaaagcctgatagcaaccatgcctatgaaaggttgctgagcttgttacaagggatgctgaggagaatggacagtatgagTAATACCCGATCACCCTTtgaaggggagtggactcacctagtataggtgcagtctcaccatgacTAGGTTTTTAGTTCctcaatcctagtgcatactaggtatgtttgcattgcattaattgtcatatcttatatatcctatttttgccttgcattctgtttgaggaaccacattttctatccttagattttctcttggttgctttgagaattttctgcaggtacattctaaggatgacagagaaagcatgtcactgttTTTTTGCCTTGATATAGTCAAACTTCTCTCCTTGAAGTCAGGTTTGCTCTATCTTACATGCTTTGACTAAACTGTCTTCTTCTCTgtgtaagcatgtttttgttgtttttcctttcatttttttttttaaaaaaaggggggggggggggggggggggggggggagaaagatgcagatatttattcatgtatttagcttttcagatatcttatatatttttacctgatgtctcagttcttgatgcattactctttttgcttttatataattgagagttcttGTTTAATATCTGCAAAGTTTTTCAgctgcatctatttgatagatagttgtttttctcatgcgatgaaaatatgcactatccaagcTTCCCTTaaggtacaattttttttttctctctgacttttagcttctggaaattttaatgagaaaaatgttttttgctaagatggtcaaattgaccaactcgctagttgaacctagaacccataaattctggcattctttctatgttgtagcaccaagtgataaaaagcattcaaaactgaataaatattgaaaaataaaaagatccactgcttttgtgccataaatatgttcttgaacttgtccttatagaacTCAACATTGATTTCGTGCTTGAGTTGGAGGGCCCTTCCTCCATCCATCGAGTCAAGTAATTTGCTATTGGAGAAATTTCCACTGCGTATCTCATGCCATGCTTCTTCTTTCTCCAAATCGGTTCCTAGTGTCAGTCGGCAGCGAGTGCGAGCGGAGAGCAGAGACTAGAGAGGCTGAGAGAGGACtgcgggaggaagaagaaggggcggCGGCGCGGCGCTGtgctgaagatgaagaaaatggaagaagaagagaagggcggcgGACTCGGGCAGAGTTGATTCGGCTGAACTGCTGAAGGAAAAAGTGAACAAccgaaaagaaaaagttagggtttttagttttgattcttttgatttttgaacttttgtgttttgtccctttgtgattTTGTGAGTTTGTGTTTCGAATTTTCAGCTAAATCATAAAATAGTATTCGGCTATTGCCATTTGCCGCTATTCCCAATTTTTtcccaccccttttttttaataaataataataattaacaaaaaaaagaaaaaagagaaaaagataatcgtgtctggcgggtcacccgcaGGTGACCTGCCAGACTGagttaaacgggtcataaacgggtagacctgtttatgacccaaacccatttaaggtagacccaaactcgctaatttcgtgttgtgttcgtgtcggattatcAGGTCGTGttaaaattgccagccctagttCATATCATATTTATAGGTCATTACAAAAAGGCTTAGTTTCATGTTGGGAGCATGTGCGGGGGGAAAGGAaaagttgtataacaatcatttcaagtaaaaaaaaaaattattgttgtacaacttttgtttaattctaacaacttttattttttatgttttatgattaaccattggacTTATTTTCTTACATGTGAACCTtaaatatccaatggttgatcttaaaagaagttgttagaattgtataaaagttgtacgAAATTTGTCACattactaaaaaaagaaaaaaagaagaaaccgaaaaaaaaaaaaaatgcagtctCTTTACAACTGTTACCACTTCTTTTATCACCCAACACCATTGTAGATTTCTGGACACATGAGGCTTTTTTCTCTATAACATAAATGGGAAggtgttttaaaattttatcgaATTGGTTTCAGTGAAGTGTGTAGGGCtcacatatatatttaaaagaacaatttaaatataaaaatttaattatgtaaACTTAAaccttctaaaataaaaataagaagaaattgatttgaattgtagaaataattgttagagtttacattttccccccgtgagttatcaccctctttcaacatgcccccataaaTTGACAATGAAGATGAGgataaaataagaagaaaaacttGTAAAACGACATTTGACGGTCATGTGAGGCGTTGACCGTCAAATTTAATTCCTCTAATTGACGAAAGGAGGGGAAAACTTGTAACGttgatagttgaatgctctattttagtCGAGTTGTCAGTTCATAGGGCATATTAACAGagggtggtagttcatgagaaGAAAATGTAATTATCCAAAAAAGTAATCTTGCTTTTTCACACCCATTTATCATATTGATTGTCGTGACGTATTTTAAGTGGCTTCTCCTCTTATTTTTGGGTGGGGAGTTGCAAAGATATATGAGAATGTGgttgacttaaattacaaatcgcttccTGTTGTATCAAAGTAGAATTCAAAAATCCCTAGAATATGCCTAAAAAACACTTTAGTCTACATaatcaaattatgttaaaatatttgtcagAATTTGTATATATCGAGTCAGggctaataaaattttattggtCGACACACgttacttttaataaaaaaaaaaaatccatattatTATTCATCGACACATGTCACTAAAATTTTATTAGTCGACACACGACATATATccatattttaactaaaattggcCTCATGGATGTGATTGTGACTCCGTAAGTGATTGTTCTTGTTCGGAAAGggaaggggagagagagagaggggagttgttttcattttttgtgtTTCAACTGCTTTTGTTTTCAGTCATTTTGTGTTTCAAAACACTTTGCCAAATACATGGCAACGGTGTCCAAACACGTATTACTATTTTGAATACAGAAAACTTGTTTCCAAAACTGCAATCAAACATGCTCAAAAATGCCCACAGGCCCACATGTGAGCATCAAcgacctttctctctctcttccccacGTTGAATTAGAAAACATGCTCATAAATGCCCACATGTGAACATCAACcacctttctctctttcttccccACGTTGAATCTTTCTAATCCAATAAGTACCCACCAGACATCCATCCAATCTCCCTCATggcttccatatatatatacatatatattttgtatatatatcagCACATATATACATGTACAGAGATTCTCTTCTACCAGCCAgccgcctctctctctctctctctctctctcaaatttagCTAAAGagcaaatttaattaaattttacatgCTCCCAATGTTTCCTCTCTTGGTGAAAGTGggagataaaaaaatataaaactaaatttttttaaaaaataaaaaacaaaaataaaaaaagaaaagaaaagaggaatcGAATGAGATGTGGGTAAAAAACGCGTGGCCAGTGGCCTTCCAAAACCCCTgtatttgatttaaaatggGAATTTGGATTCCAATTGAAAGCTTGAATATTTGTACTACTAAATGCTCTACTAttgcttcctttatttattgtcattttttttttcttctgaaatttctttttcatcattATAAAATTAATGGCTTGTTTGTGGATAATGAGACATGTGGTGAAAACTGAAATGGAGACTTTGTTTCACGGTCataaagattttttaaaatttttaagaatAGTTTAATTAGTTAGGAACCACGTCTTATGAAGTAGAAGTTATTAATTcgaatattttttcttcttcttgtgtagacatgtcgaaaaaaaaaaaaaaattaaacttaactGTGCATATATTAttacgttatttaaaattttaaataacataacattagatttaaatgatataacaaaataaaattttgacagtAAAATAATTCTCTAATGTAAGACGGCCGCAAACCCAATCAAAATTAGAACGGATTTACCCCTTGAGCTCATGTTGAAATCCATATTTTAACCAAAATTGGCCTTGTAAATACTGCATCTTCATAGGTGctgaataatatattttcttccaaGCAAAGGTACTACCATAACCAGGTAATGAAATCTTAAAATCCAAATTACAATCCAACTTACAAagatgagaaatgttacactttttttaaaaaaaaaaattaaaatttgctcTCCAAAATGTGTCGTAATCCTGatgatacaattttttaaaataataaattatacaGAACTGTTACACATTGTTTTTTGGAGAGcaaattttagagaaattttttagaaagtgtgcATTTCTCTAAAGacaaaaggaagagaaaaaggaaggaaaaaagaaagaaagaaagaggaccGTCAGCCTACCTACCATCAACGTCATACACCGACGATGCAGTCGGAATGGATTGCGTATAATCCTCAAACTCAATGGCACGAGTCCGACGACCAGCGGCAGCACCACCTTTTTTCTTATATGGCATCTCCACCGCCTCCTGCAGCGCCAACTCGCCCTCCAAGTACCTCAACACCAGCCTCATCGTAGGGCGTGCCTCGGCGTCCTCATTGGAACAAATTAAGCCCAGTTTGAGCACCAAAACAGCCTCAGCCTCATCGAACCTGCCCTCCATCCTCTGGTCAACAACATCAAGTACTGCTCCGACCGCCCACTTCTCCCAAACCCAGTCCACCAGCATGAGCTCCTCAGACGATGCTGTAGGATTAATGGGTCTTCTACCACATATCACTTCCAGCAGCAAAGCTCCAAAGGCATACACATCGGAGCTGGTCGTCGGCTTGCTTGTGCGCGTCAGCTCAGGTGCCATATACCCCAACGTCCCCACAACCCTGGTGGTGCTTGGGTTGGAGCCGTGCTCGTATAGCTTAGCGAGACCAAAATCGCTCAGCCTTGCATTGAACTCAGAATCCAACAAAACATTTCCGGCCTTGATGTCCCTGTGAACTACAGTTTTTTCCCACTCCTCGTGTAAGTATAGAAGCCCTGAAGCCACTCCTTTGATGATCTTGAACCTTTGTTCCCAGCTCAGGATTGATTGGGGCTTATCAAAAAGGTGCTTGTCTAAGCTTCCATTAGGCATGAATTCATACACAAGTAGTAGATCAGCTTCCCGACGACACCAACCCAATAATAGAACCAAATTTCTATGACGCAGACGACCGATAGTAGCAACCTCCGATATGAACGCTTTTAAGCCCTGTTTGGAATCCTGAGGAATACGCTTAACAGCAACTTGGGTATCTGACTTCGGCAGAGTTCCTTTGTAAACTTTACCAAACCCACCAGATCCAAGTAGCTCTTTCTCTTTGAAACCCCTTGTTGCTTTCTTCAGCTCCTCGTAAGAAAATCTATGCGGACCAATATCATGCTCCCAGTCCTCAACCGCATCAGCCTTCCGTTTCCTCCTGACCATGTAAAACGTCAAAGCAGCAAGCAAAATGACAGCGAAAGCACCTGAAACTGAGACGCCAACAATTAGGCCTGTacgattctttttggtcccagtGGCAGTACTGGGGAGCTGGGGCTTAGGAAGTTGAACTAAATTGAGAGATTTAGCATCTCCATTCATGTTGAAGCTCCAACCCAGGATATAATGCGAGCTCGTGATTTGACCAGTAGCAGCAGAAAATCCGATGTACATAGATTCATTAAGAATTTGTGAGAGGTTCACTGTAGAGGACAAAAGTATAGAACTGGGTTTGGTAGAGTCCGTCGCAAGCCTGACATTTAATTGGTTTGTTGGCGAATTATAATCGATCCATGCCTGAATTGCCTGACCACTCGTCAAATTAAAGGGAACCAGTGCAGATTTGTTCGATATTATGCTATTGATGTCGACGGCAACATGGTTGTTATCGGTTTCACCGTACTCGGCGTTCATGTAAGTGTCGAATTCGACCGCTAATATATGGTTGGAGACGTTCCCATTATTGCTGGCGTTGAAGAGGCCAATATAAGAGCCTGGATTACCCCCTGGAATCCCTTGTACGGGAGAGATTGCGAAAGCGAGGCCATCGCCGCCTTGTTTCCCAGGCTGGGGGACTATAACGAAAGCGAACGAGGTGGAGAAGGACTTGACTTCGCCGCTGGAATTCTTGAATTGGATTGGGTGTGAATAAAAGGCGTGGCCGGAAGCCATGATCGAGGAGTAGTCTGTTAGCCTTAGTACGCCATTGTTCTCAACCGCAGCTGCAACGCCGTCTAAGCTCAAGTTGTTGCCTGCAGCGCTGAACCCGCCGCTGAACCCGTCCAACAAGGGTCTAGCATCGTCTTGAGGCTTTACTGGACATAGGAGTAGAAGGAAAACCCAGAGAGAGATGAGTTTTTCTGCCATGAGAGCTAAGAAGAGTTGAGCTTTGTGAGGTAGAGAAAAGTCAGGGTGCAAATGATGATAATATGGTGCTGAAGCGCAGAAATGTTTGAGAAATGGTTCTGTCgacagaaaatcaaaagagatTTCTAGAAAGAAAGCGATTTAAGAGCGGATCAGGACAGACGGGTTGACCTACTGTCAAGGGAACGTCACCGACTTCACGGACCCATTGGAAGCGGAAAACTGAACGCCTAGTGACCGTTCCCATCGTGACCCAGTTTCATTTTTTGCTGGTGCGCGCTGAAAGAGAGACGACTTCGAACTTCAGAAACCATGTGGTGTGGTGGTGGCATGTGGTGCGCTTTGCATAAAGAAAAGTGGCCCTCCCGaaaaaaatgctacaaaaaTAAACTCACAAAGCGgtctacttttttatttttattattattattttagttcaAAACGAATGGGGAGAGACCAACATTAGCTATTTGGGTTACCATAATAAATGGTGGAACCCGGAATCGCGAGCGATTCCTCAAGTATGAGTGAGTTATAGTTTAATTCAGTTCTATTAGGATATCAGTGAGATCACATTGCGTGATTTAAACCCACATCCTACTGCGTGTTGAAACTCTTGAAAATTTCCTTGAAGCCACTAAACTGCTACTACTTATGGTGCGTGCTATTTTATTTCACATAGGAACCATTTTGGTTATGTTTGATCCATTGAGAAATGTCACATACACTCTCAGTGCTCCTACACTCtttaatgtggcttttaaaattaacactcgatcaaaatctaataacaATCCGTCtaaaatccaataataattttaaaaatcatgtcaAGAAGTGTAGGAGTGGAAGAGtctgtagcattactcttgaaCCATTTGAGCCTCACctaaattcaatagtaattttaaagagtaatgcATTATGTAAGACTGAGATCccctttcttatttttctaaaggtgatgtgatttttaaaataatcattggatttttgattgatcactattatattttgattcaattgtaattttaaaaaacacatcaCCTTTGAGGAATAATAGGGGGATAAGAGTcttgcatatagcattactcaattttaaaagccatgttATGGAGTGTGAGAGTGTGAGTATGTGTAACATCACTCTTGAACCATTTGAATCTCAGTTAGTGAAgacaatttttaacatgatTTGGACACGAATTGAATACGAAATTAGCATATTATAATTAAGGTGTTTTactctttttaattaaataggtcaaatcattattgatttatatagacTTATATCCATACCTCGACATGATCCGAATCTAACACACGACATTTGAAATATTACAAGTTTTTATACGACCCGCGAACCTTCCACAAACTTAACATAAAATTAACAGATTAGGGTTAGAAATCTAAACCATGTAATTAAACGAATTGAGTTATTGTTGACCTATATAACTTTATACACATACTTTAACACGACCAAAATTCAACACACGAATACGAATTACTACCCAAGGTCCtctataaataaaagataaaaccaagttttcttttttaatcatataatcatgttcaaattcttttattttaaatgaaaagtaAAGTGAAatccaaattaaattattgactCCCCGTTTTTATCGTAAAAGcttatttcaataaaaagataaatttaattatttaattagtagttttaaaattttaaaattctcaTGATTTTTCGTAATAAATACTGTCATTTATAGTAATTAAATAATGAGTGTTGCAAAAGAGTTGGTACGAGGTTATTCAACTATCCTCTAAAATTAGTTAGCGTTAAAACTGGAGGTCAGTTAACTTCATAGTTACgcttaaaaatattaaactGGATTGAGGATCACTAACTAAAAAATTCCTTCTTCCtaattaaattgaaagaatttaatttaattagaaataaTTGCATCACTGGTCCATGAAattagcctaaattacgaatcattttttgtggtacaaaaaattcatagagaatccttgtggtaaactataattttttttttttaaacagatAACATAAGTCACCATATATTACTGAAGAACGCCCGAAGGCAATTATAGAGAATAGAGATGCAAGACCGCATACACCCTAAGCCAGAAAAATTTGACTTAAAACAGATATCTAAACAACACACAAACATTATATGAACAACTTTTGGGCTACTCTTTACGTGTAAGCAcaatctaaaaaagaaaaagaaaaaagagggatAATCTAGCTACTAtgccaacaaatagtccagtaaCAATTGAACATTACAAAGGCAGACTGTgaacagaaaaacaaataaaaaatccagATAGAAACCAAATGAAACCGGCGTCGGGAAAAAGTTGTCACCGGCACCAGCACGTGTAAACAAGCGCCTTCACCGGGGACTTCTCTCTGCAGCAGACGACCGCTGAAACCACCGATCTCCAACGATCTCCACCATAGAGAGGTGTGTGTCATGAAGGATCCAACTGAAGAACACATATCTAGCTCTAAAGAAGACATCAAAAAAACATAACTAGAAAAACTCGCCGGAGACGCACCAGAAAAGCCGCTCCCCTACACAGACGTCCCGTGTAGCCTTCTGCCAGGAAAACcaacaagaaaaaacacaaggaaaaaactaaaaaataacctCCATAGCCCTGGAAGGACTAGGAGAACATCAACTATCATCGGATCTAGTCTAGGGGAACAAAACTTCCTAGAAGGAATAGAAGGTAAACCAAAGcaaagaaaacaggaaaaaaaacacaaagaaaacaggaaaaaaaacataaaggaaaggagagaggagaggagaggagggaagagaAGAGACCCTTCCCTCCTCCCTCATCATCTGCACAAAGAAGAAGGATATCAGGAGAGAGAAGAGTTattgtaaattataattaagaatCACTCTCTGAACTCGTTTTCTATCCATAAAGTTAATAGAATccattagtttgtcacgtcatataaATAATCAGACAAattctaaatattatttatattgtaattcactaacagattctgttaacttggtggacggaaaacggattcagagagtgattcgtaattatataTACCACAAGGACTTTTCATGAACCTTTTGTATCAtagagagtgattcgtaatttagacTAACCCAAAAAACTAGTGATGCAATTATTCCATTtagttaaacaaaaaataattagtgcagtttaaataataaaaagccGCCAACACGAGCATCACGTGTGGTCGGTATGGACCTCCAAGGCTCCCTGGTTTTGACACCCACCATCTGAGAAAGTGGCACTCCTAGGTAATGGATTTATGAAATTATAATGAGTAT carries:
- the LOC133864962 gene encoding L-type lectin-domain containing receptor kinase S.4-like, which encodes MAEKLISLWVFLLLLCPVKPQDDARPLLDGFSGGFSAAGNNLSLDGVAAAVENNGVLRLTDYSSIMASGHAFYSHPIQFKNSSGEVKSFSTSFAFVIVPQPGKQGGDGLAFAISPVQGIPGGNPGSYIGLFNASNNGNVSNHILAVEFDTYMNAEYGETDNNHVAVDINSIISNKSALVPFNLTSGQAIQAWIDYNSPTNQLNVRLATDSTKPSSILLSSTVNLSQILNESMYIGFSAATGQITSSHYILGWSFNMNGDAKSLNLVQLPKPQLPSTATGTKKNRTGLIVGVSVSGAFAVILLAALTFYMVRRKRKADAVEDWEHDIGPHRFSYEELKKATRGFKEKELLGSGGFGKVYKGTLPKSDTQVAVKRIPQDSKQGLKAFISEVATIGRLRHRNLVLLLGWCRREADLLLVYEFMPNGSLDKHLFDKPQSILSWEQRFKIIKGVASGLLYLHEEWEKTVVHRDIKAGNVLLDSEFNARLSDFGLAKLYEHGSNPSTTRVVGTLGYMAPELTRTSKPTTSSDVYAFGALLLEVICGRRPINPTASSEELMLVDWVWEKWAVGAVLDVVDQRMEGRFDEAEAVLVLKLGLICSNEDAEARPTMRLVLRYLEGELALQEAVEMPYKKKGGAAAGRRTRAIEFEDYTQSIPTASSVYDVDGR